Proteins encoded within one genomic window of Paenarthrobacter sp. JL.01a:
- the gmd gene encoding GDP-mannose 4,6-dehydratase, whose product MTKRAFITGITGQDGSYLAELLLNKGYEVHGLIRRASTFNTSRIDHLYVDPHDPSAKLFLHYGDLSDGARLVTLMAEIQPDEVYNLAAQSHVRVSFDEPEHTGDTTGVGSIRLLEAVRMSGIETKFYQASSSEMFGATPPPQNEETPFYPRSPYGAAKVYSYWVTKNYREAYGMFAVNGILFNHESPRRGETFVTRKITRAVAAIKAGKQDLLYMGNLDAVRDWGYAAEYVEGMWRMLQADEPEDFVLATGGNYTVKDFLQIAFEHAGLDWEKHVRFDERYLRPTEVDALVGDASKAHERLGWKATVQTPELARIMVDADIEALKHAGNHWIDSVDLETWN is encoded by the coding sequence GTGACTAAACGCGCGTTCATCACCGGAATCACTGGGCAAGATGGTTCGTACTTGGCCGAGCTGCTGCTCAACAAGGGCTACGAAGTTCACGGCCTCATTCGACGAGCTTCCACGTTCAACACTTCGCGCATCGATCACCTTTACGTGGACCCGCACGATCCCTCGGCCAAACTCTTCTTGCACTACGGCGACCTCAGTGATGGCGCCCGGCTGGTGACTCTCATGGCCGAAATTCAGCCAGACGAGGTTTACAATCTTGCGGCACAGTCTCATGTGCGGGTCTCCTTCGACGAACCGGAGCACACGGGGGACACCACCGGCGTCGGCTCAATCCGGCTCCTTGAGGCTGTCAGGATGTCCGGGATTGAAACAAAGTTCTACCAAGCCTCGTCGTCCGAAATGTTTGGGGCAACGCCGCCGCCGCAGAACGAAGAAACGCCCTTCTATCCTCGCTCCCCATACGGCGCTGCCAAGGTGTACAGCTACTGGGTAACAAAAAACTATCGCGAGGCATACGGCATGTTTGCCGTTAACGGCATCCTCTTTAATCACGAATCTCCGCGTCGCGGCGAGACGTTTGTCACGAGGAAAATCACTAGGGCCGTGGCAGCTATCAAGGCCGGCAAGCAGGATCTCCTCTACATGGGCAACTTGGACGCAGTTCGCGACTGGGGGTATGCAGCGGAATACGTTGAAGGCATGTGGAGAATGCTGCAGGCTGACGAGCCCGAGGACTTTGTGCTCGCGACCGGAGGCAACTACACGGTAAAAGACTTCCTTCAAATCGCGTTCGAACATGCTGGCCTTGACTGGGAGAAGCATGTGCGCTTCGACGAGCGCTACCTTCGGCCGACAGAAGTAGATGCACTGGTCGGAGATGCGTCCAAAGCCCACGAGCGGCTTGGATGGAAGGCGACCGTTCAAACGCCAGAGCTGGCCAGGATTATGGTCGATGCGGACATTGAAGCGCTCAAGCACGCGGGCAATCACTGGATCGACTCAGTCGACCTGGAAACTTGGAACTGA
- a CDS encoding polysaccharide biosynthesis tyrosine autokinase, producing the protein MDLREYVRILRRNWILIVAMALGGLLVSGAASLLVKPTYTAETELFVAIQNSGSAQELQQGNTFTQARVQSYVRTVTTPIVLKPAIDALGLDISVDELARRVKGTTDPNTVIINISVSDTSPVQAAAISQAVATSLVNAVESLEKPKTGGSSPVGLSIITPAEAPLEPSAPNTKLNLVLGLALGLAVGIGIAVLRSTLDSRIRSEADLRGITESPLLGGIAYDADATSRPLLTQVAQQSQRAESFRQLRTNLQFANVADHAKTVLVTSSIPGEGKSTTATNLAIALAQAGQTICLVDADLRRPRINEYLGLERNAGLTTALIGAADVNDLLQQWGEDELYVLTAGQIPPNPSELLGSEEMKRLIVRLEQVFDTVIIDAPPLLPVTDAAVLSQHVGGVLAVVGAHKTKQHDLEKSLASLTLVGANILGLVMNRLPIKGPDAYSYTYTYSSEPSNAESTAKKKVSAGRQRSRRSDQAQAETVSSDFEEVILGSGSASPTRFPGRKSTS; encoded by the coding sequence TTGGACTTAAGAGAGTATGTGCGCATATTGCGCCGCAACTGGATTCTGATTGTTGCGATGGCGCTAGGCGGACTGTTGGTGAGTGGAGCCGCATCGCTACTTGTTAAGCCGACTTACACGGCTGAGACTGAGCTCTTCGTTGCGATTCAAAACTCAGGATCGGCGCAAGAGCTTCAGCAAGGAAATACCTTCACACAGGCTCGCGTGCAGTCTTACGTGCGGACGGTAACGACGCCTATCGTTTTGAAGCCCGCGATTGATGCCCTAGGGCTTGACATCTCTGTTGACGAACTTGCGCGACGTGTCAAAGGTACGACAGATCCGAACACCGTAATCATCAATATTTCTGTTTCCGACACTTCTCCTGTGCAGGCGGCTGCAATCTCCCAAGCCGTTGCGACGAGCCTCGTTAATGCAGTCGAGTCGCTGGAAAAGCCAAAGACCGGGGGGTCCTCACCTGTCGGTTTGTCGATCATCACTCCCGCGGAAGCTCCCCTGGAACCATCGGCTCCAAACACAAAGTTGAACCTGGTTCTCGGCCTGGCATTGGGTCTTGCCGTTGGTATCGGGATAGCGGTTCTACGATCCACTCTGGATAGCCGGATTCGTAGTGAAGCGGACCTTAGGGGGATCACGGAATCGCCACTTCTCGGCGGAATCGCCTATGACGCAGATGCAACGTCCAGGCCCTTGCTGACCCAAGTAGCGCAACAGAGCCAGCGTGCGGAGTCGTTCAGGCAGTTGCGCACCAATCTTCAATTCGCGAATGTCGCAGACCACGCGAAGACGGTGCTCGTTACTTCCTCGATTCCTGGGGAAGGTAAGAGCACGACTGCTACAAACCTTGCCATTGCGTTGGCGCAGGCCGGCCAGACCATTTGCTTGGTTGATGCCGATCTTCGTCGACCACGAATCAATGAATATCTGGGCCTCGAGCGCAATGCGGGTCTGACTACCGCACTTATCGGTGCTGCAGATGTTAATGATCTTCTTCAGCAGTGGGGAGAAGATGAGCTATACGTACTCACCGCCGGCCAAATTCCGCCTAATCCAAGTGAATTGCTGGGATCGGAAGAAATGAAGCGGCTAATAGTGCGCTTGGAGCAGGTTTTTGACACTGTAATCATTGACGCGCCGCCGTTGCTCCCGGTAACGGATGCCGCCGTGCTCTCCCAGCATGTAGGCGGGGTCCTCGCTGTGGTCGGAGCACACAAGACCAAGCAACACGACCTCGAGAAGTCGCTTGCGTCGCTAACCCTGGTAGGGGCCAACATCCTCGGCCTGGTGATGAACCGGCTCCCGATCAAGGGTCCTGATGCGTACAGCTACACGTATACGTACAGCAGTGAACCGAGCAACGCTGAAAGTACTGCTAAGAAAAAGGTTTCGGCCGGTCGCCAGCGTTCACGGCGTTCGGACCAGGCACAGGCTGAAACTGTTTCATCAGACTTTGAGGAAGTAATTCTTGGCAGCGGTAGCGCCTCTCCGACACGTTTCCCGGGACGTAAGTCGACCTCCTGA
- a CDS encoding acyltransferase produces the protein MNKENRSVIPPWLTGGVRALMRKVAIHGNVIHGSDFRVGRGAIIGAPHELRVGKNVSIGPRSVVQVNGSIGDFALIGMHVQIIGREDHEVSEVGVPMAMSTWVGSRDSRERDEVTIGRDVWIGASSVILGGVTIGEGSVIGAGSVVTKDVPSYSIAVGNPARVVRRRFESDEERRDHSEALATMSLSVGEGHQSA, from the coding sequence ATGAATAAGGAAAATCGATCCGTCATTCCACCTTGGCTGACCGGTGGTGTTAGGGCCCTCATGCGGAAGGTCGCAATTCATGGGAACGTGATTCATGGATCGGATTTTCGGGTTGGTCGAGGAGCAATTATTGGTGCGCCCCACGAACTGCGGGTTGGTAAGAACGTCTCCATAGGACCGCGGAGTGTCGTCCAAGTTAACGGTTCAATCGGCGATTTCGCATTGATCGGCATGCATGTGCAAATTATTGGCCGCGAAGACCACGAAGTTTCTGAGGTGGGCGTGCCCATGGCGATGTCTACTTGGGTGGGCTCGCGCGATTCTCGGGAACGCGATGAAGTCACGATTGGTCGCGATGTGTGGATCGGAGCTTCTTCCGTCATCCTGGGCGGCGTAACAATCGGCGAAGGGTCTGTTATCGGGGCAGGATCTGTCGTGACCAAGGACGTACCCAGCTATTCGATCGCCGTTGGAAACCCGGCTCGGGTAGTTCGTCGCCGGTTCGAGAGCGACGAAGAACGCAGGGACCACAGCGAGGCATTGGCTACCATGTCGCTTTCTGTGGGCGAGGGGCACCAAAGCGCCTGA
- a CDS encoding glycosyltransferase: MRHDSRSATRYALYLAVLPKYRTECIKILHEQLGDELSIFISDAHLDESVRSGIPEHLFKSVSIHRILKRRAFIQTGHIAEALRAETSIVDLNPRSVTAWLILLVRAVLRRRTLVWGHIHPQAGPQSKTAFLRLMMRRLASGTLSYTYRDAEKASADLPGKLVWVAPNSLYRASVIQPAIADPPLERTELTYVGRFAPAKKVDLLVRAFAKAVASIPEMRLRLIGGGVTEQELRLLAHDLGVAEKVEFSGWIDELDALRPYYERSFCSTSPGFAGLGLTQSLGFGVPMIVADDEPHSPEIELAAVGGVEFFAAESVDEMADSIIRMWETKERMPLSDVSEYVRDRYSAEAMADGLKSALTNAPGYSSLEGIK; this comes from the coding sequence ATGAGGCACGATTCGCGAAGCGCTACCAGATACGCCTTGTACTTAGCGGTTTTACCAAAGTATCGAACAGAATGCATTAAGATCCTTCATGAGCAGCTGGGGGATGAGCTAAGTATTTTCATAAGCGACGCCCATCTGGATGAGTCCGTTCGCTCAGGCATTCCCGAGCACCTGTTTAAATCCGTTTCGATTCATCGAATACTCAAGCGTCGGGCGTTTATTCAGACTGGCCACATAGCTGAGGCTCTGCGCGCAGAGACCAGCATCGTTGACCTCAACCCACGCAGCGTCACCGCGTGGCTAATCCTCCTTGTCCGTGCAGTGCTCCGTAGACGGACCCTTGTGTGGGGTCATATTCACCCTCAGGCTGGTCCACAGTCCAAGACGGCATTTCTTCGGCTCATGATGCGGCGCCTCGCCAGCGGCACCCTTTCTTATACGTACCGAGATGCCGAGAAGGCGAGTGCCGATCTTCCAGGAAAACTCGTCTGGGTAGCTCCGAACTCGCTGTACCGAGCCTCGGTAATTCAACCAGCCATCGCCGATCCACCGCTGGAGCGGACAGAGCTGACCTACGTCGGACGGTTTGCCCCAGCAAAGAAGGTCGATCTTCTGGTTCGGGCCTTCGCTAAGGCTGTGGCTTCAATACCGGAGATGCGCCTTCGCCTCATCGGTGGTGGAGTCACCGAGCAAGAGCTCCGTCTGCTCGCGCACGACCTTGGTGTTGCTGAGAAGGTCGAGTTTTCAGGATGGATCGATGAACTGGACGCGTTGCGTCCTTACTACGAAAGGTCCTTCTGCAGCACATCACCTGGTTTTGCAGGGCTTGGCCTGACGCAAAGCCTTGGCTTTGGGGTGCCCATGATCGTTGCAGACGACGAGCCTCATTCTCCTGAGATCGAGCTGGCAGCTGTCGGGGGAGTTGAATTCTTTGCCGCTGAATCCGTAGACGAGATGGCGGACAGTATTATTCGAATGTGGGAGACCAAGGAAAGAATGCCGCTGTCTGACGTTTCGGAATACGTGCGGGACAGGTACTCCGCAGAAGCCATGGCCGACGGACTCAAGTCTGCTTTGACTAACGCCCCTGGTTACTCCAGCTTGGAAGGTATCAAATGA
- a CDS encoding acetyltransferase yields the protein MVYLWGAVEIIFVTNPWQISSSLRIAVLRLFGAEIGEGVIFRPRTRVRFPWKLHIGSRSWIGEGVWFHNQDHLYVGNDVVISQESFLTTGSHAVRNDMGLLTKPIKIEDGAWVTARCTILGGASIGKSAILTPGTVVKAGEKIPEGVIFGPPSGKILGNRYRDEGPRRDIKEAQ from the coding sequence ATGGTCTACCTCTGGGGTGCGGTGGAGATCATTTTCGTAACGAATCCTTGGCAGATCAGCTCGTCGCTCCGCATTGCGGTTCTTCGGCTGTTTGGAGCTGAGATCGGCGAGGGCGTGATATTCCGGCCTCGAACCCGGGTCAGATTTCCTTGGAAGTTGCATATTGGGTCTCGTAGCTGGATCGGTGAGGGAGTCTGGTTCCACAACCAGGATCACTTATACGTCGGCAACGATGTTGTAATCTCCCAAGAGTCCTTCTTGACAACAGGCAGTCATGCTGTACGAAACGACATGGGCTTGCTGACCAAACCGATCAAGATCGAGGATGGCGCATGGGTGACCGCGCGCTGCACGATACTTGGCGGGGCGTCCATTGGAAAATCAGCGATTCTCACGCCGGGGACCGTTGTGAAGGCCGGTGAGAAAATTCCAGAAGGAGTCATTTTCGGCCCACCCTCAGGAAAAATTCTAGGCAATAGATACCGTGATGAGGGCCCGCGGCGAGATATTAAGGAAGCCCAATGA
- a CDS encoding polysaccharide biosynthesis C-terminal domain-containing protein — protein MTSTSTETTRRAQRSSSRRGLVSQTLLLAFSTGVGQLIVAGLYIWTARLVGPDDFGPAVAAIGIGSTIAGFLDFGSNNLWVREMAASRLELDAVGRRLCSKLFFSAMAISVWAIVFVFVSPSSLLWIAAPIAISLVLSQSFAVPLRAAGRSDLVAVSMLTDRLVAGSAFGVMHLAHVPPTVALWLAMTLGPVVATVVSRKILRRSDRPRLSLNLRTNPWRGSGFYGLSSAAASAQSLDLTIMNTVGGPAVAGLYGAVNRWTQPMSLLAGAFTISAAPLVARAASWTAVWPQIKRSVWLLGGSVLMCVFVAVMAEPVVAILVGNEFADSAMVLRVLALGTIGTVLNQPLAAFLQALGKDRIVSLIVTSGVVVQLLLVGVLTVATGATGAALSYCVLQTLIFVLLVVTVLTSRKRRPAGFGGRHCA, from the coding sequence ATGACTAGCACCTCCACCGAGACGACGAGGCGAGCTCAGCGTAGCTCATCTCGTCGCGGGTTGGTCTCCCAGACGCTATTGCTGGCCTTTAGCACGGGTGTCGGTCAGCTGATCGTTGCCGGGCTGTACATTTGGACGGCGCGCCTTGTAGGGCCGGACGATTTTGGGCCCGCTGTGGCAGCCATAGGTATCGGCAGCACGATCGCCGGCTTTCTGGACTTTGGATCGAATAACTTATGGGTTCGCGAGATGGCGGCGTCCAGGCTTGAACTCGACGCCGTTGGCCGCAGGCTGTGCAGCAAGTTGTTCTTCTCCGCCATGGCGATTTCTGTTTGGGCGATAGTCTTCGTGTTCGTTTCCCCAAGTTCGCTACTATGGATCGCCGCTCCCATTGCAATTTCGCTAGTTCTAAGCCAGAGTTTCGCGGTGCCGCTTCGGGCTGCCGGGAGATCTGACCTCGTCGCAGTGTCCATGCTTACAGACCGACTAGTGGCGGGTTCGGCATTTGGTGTAATGCATCTGGCTCACGTTCCCCCAACGGTTGCGCTGTGGTTAGCCATGACTTTAGGGCCTGTCGTAGCAACTGTCGTATCACGGAAAATTCTGCGCCGCTCTGACAGGCCCCGGCTGTCGCTCAATTTGCGCACAAATCCATGGCGAGGTTCCGGCTTCTATGGTCTTTCATCCGCGGCCGCTAGCGCGCAGTCTTTGGATCTAACGATCATGAACACGGTCGGTGGGCCGGCTGTGGCGGGTCTCTACGGTGCAGTGAATAGGTGGACGCAGCCCATGAGTCTGCTTGCTGGAGCTTTCACCATTTCCGCTGCCCCGCTTGTAGCGCGGGCTGCTTCATGGACCGCAGTTTGGCCGCAGATCAAACGAAGTGTTTGGCTCCTGGGTGGTTCCGTTCTCATGTGCGTCTTCGTCGCAGTCATGGCGGAACCGGTTGTCGCAATTCTTGTAGGCAATGAGTTTGCGGACTCAGCGATGGTGCTCAGGGTGCTGGCTTTAGGTACCATCGGGACCGTCTTGAACCAACCGCTCGCTGCATTCTTGCAGGCCTTGGGCAAGGATCGGATCGTTTCGTTGATCGTTACGTCGGGCGTTGTAGTGCAACTCCTACTCGTCGGAGTTTTGACCGTGGCAACGGGAGCCACTGGGGCTGCCCTTTCGTACTGCGTTCTTCAAACTCTGATATTTGTTCTACTGGTCGTCACAGTGTTGACTTCACGTAAGCGTCGGCCAGCGGGTTTTGGCGGCAGGCATTGCGCCTGA
- a CDS encoding glycosyltransferase family 4 protein, whose product MKKTKLNVVILGLHYAPEPSGNAPYTTSLAQGLTELGHSVHVLTGFPHYPSWSVPPEYKGWTIREKIDGVPVTRLRHHVPSRPTALSRLHMELSFGIRLLTARWGKPDVVIAVSPALFSTGLAMLRARVGRKRPPVGIWVQDLYSRGIVETGGNQGVFSKLALFVESRVLRSATGVVAIHDRFADYVVKSLRAPAESVKVIRNWTHLPQAPDSDAFATRRSLGWAADEVIVLHSGNMGKKQGLENVVRAAKHAEAEGSAVKFVLMGDGNQRESLMQMAGETSSLRFVDSLPQSDFQAALHAADILLVNELPGVKDMSVPSKLTSYFTSGRPVLAATDPGSVTAHEIEASKAGVRVDAGDPVALVQAAESLAANQKLARELGANGLQFRNETLSKTTAIAHYDDFILTLVESRGR is encoded by the coding sequence GTGAAGAAAACGAAGCTTAACGTCGTGATCCTTGGCTTGCACTATGCGCCAGAACCCTCCGGCAACGCTCCCTACACCACAAGTCTGGCGCAAGGCCTGACTGAACTGGGCCATTCTGTGCATGTCCTCACGGGGTTCCCGCATTACCCATCGTGGTCGGTTCCTCCGGAGTACAAGGGATGGACGATCCGCGAGAAGATCGACGGCGTTCCGGTAACGCGTCTCCGACACCATGTGCCATCCCGCCCAACAGCATTGTCAAGACTTCACATGGAGCTAAGTTTCGGAATCCGGCTGCTTACAGCCCGTTGGGGTAAACCTGATGTGGTGATCGCCGTTAGTCCTGCCTTATTCTCCACGGGGCTGGCTATGCTTCGAGCGCGAGTGGGCAGGAAGCGGCCGCCTGTGGGCATTTGGGTTCAAGACCTCTACAGCCGCGGCATCGTTGAAACCGGCGGAAACCAAGGTGTGTTCTCCAAGCTGGCCCTCTTCGTCGAAAGTCGCGTCCTAAGGTCAGCAACCGGGGTCGTGGCCATCCATGATCGCTTTGCCGACTATGTGGTGAAGAGTCTCAGAGCTCCCGCAGAGTCCGTGAAAGTAATCCGCAACTGGACACATCTACCTCAAGCTCCGGATTCTGATGCCTTTGCCACCCGCCGCAGCTTGGGATGGGCCGCTGACGAGGTGATCGTGCTGCATTCCGGCAACATGGGCAAAAAGCAAGGCCTTGAAAACGTGGTTAGGGCCGCGAAGCATGCCGAGGCAGAGGGCAGTGCCGTGAAGTTCGTGCTGATGGGCGACGGCAATCAACGCGAATCACTAATGCAGATGGCGGGTGAAACATCGAGTCTGCGTTTCGTAGACTCCCTGCCACAAAGCGACTTTCAAGCTGCGCTTCACGCCGCAGACATCCTCCTAGTCAACGAGCTTCCTGGAGTCAAAGACATGTCGGTTCCCAGCAAGCTGACCTCCTACTTCACGTCGGGGCGACCCGTGCTAGCGGCGACTGATCCGGGCAGCGTGACTGCACACGAGATAGAGGCTTCTAAGGCTGGTGTAAGGGTTGACGCCGGGGATCCCGTAGCGCTCGTCCAGGCGGCGGAATCCTTGGCAGCGAACCAGAAACTCGCTCGTGAGCTAGGTGCCAACGGTTTACAGTTCCGTAACGAAACATTGTCAAAAACCACGGCCATCGCCCACTATGATGATTTCATCCTGACTCTTGTAGAGTCGCGCGGGCGATAA
- a CDS encoding GDP-L-fucose synthase family protein produces MDMAFEPAPLDRDAAFYVAGHRGLVGSGIWRHLESQGFSNLLGRTSSELDLKDREAVFAFFAENKPRYVVLAAAKVGGILANNTYPVDFLSDNLRIQVNVLDAAREHGTERLLFLGSSCIYPKFAEQPIREDSLLTGHLEPTNDAYAIAKIAGIMHVQAMRRQYGLPWISAMPTNLYGPGDNFSPTGSHVLPALIRRYDEAAASGAETVTNWGSGSPRREFLHVDDMAAACLHLLENYDGPEQVNVGTGSDVTIKELAEIVARIVGYTGQIEWDATKPDGTPRKLLDVSKLAAAGWKASIGLEEGIKDAVDWYRANVDSIRS; encoded by the coding sequence ATGGACATGGCCTTCGAACCGGCCCCTCTGGATCGAGACGCGGCGTTCTACGTAGCAGGACATCGTGGACTTGTCGGGTCAGGAATTTGGCGCCATCTTGAGTCGCAGGGGTTCAGTAATCTTTTAGGACGCACGTCCTCAGAACTTGATCTCAAGGATAGGGAGGCTGTTTTCGCCTTCTTCGCTGAGAACAAGCCTCGGTATGTCGTACTGGCAGCAGCCAAGGTGGGCGGAATCCTTGCCAACAACACATACCCAGTGGACTTTCTGAGCGACAACCTTAGAATCCAAGTGAACGTCTTGGATGCTGCGCGCGAGCACGGAACGGAACGACTGCTGTTCTTGGGGTCCTCGTGCATATATCCCAAGTTCGCAGAGCAGCCGATTCGGGAAGATTCCCTTCTCACTGGACACCTCGAGCCAACCAACGACGCGTACGCCATCGCCAAAATTGCGGGCATTATGCATGTTCAAGCAATGCGCAGGCAGTACGGATTGCCCTGGATCTCGGCCATGCCAACTAACCTTTACGGCCCGGGCGACAATTTTTCCCCAACCGGTTCGCATGTTCTGCCAGCCCTCATCCGCCGATACGACGAGGCAGCCGCCTCCGGTGCCGAGACTGTGACCAATTGGGGCTCGGGATCACCTCGGCGAGAGTTCCTGCATGTCGATGACATGGCGGCAGCTTGCCTGCACCTTTTGGAGAATTACGACGGGCCCGAGCAGGTGAATGTTGGCACGGGCAGTGACGTAACCATCAAGGAGCTTGCCGAGATAGTGGCGCGGATCGTGGGATACACCGGACAAATTGAGTGGGACGCGACCAAGCCGGATGGAACCCCAAGAAAGCTCCTCGATGTCTCCAAGCTCGCGGCAGCAGGGTGGAAAGCTTCCATAGGTCTTGAAGAAGGCATAAAGGACGCCGTCGATTGGTACCGGGCCAATGTCGATTCCATTCGCTCCTAG